The following coding sequences are from one Apodemus sylvaticus chromosome X, mApoSyl1.1, whole genome shotgun sequence window:
- the LOC127675809 gene encoding histone H2A-Bbd type 2/3-like, with amino-acid sequence MPKTRKNNLRESSSCRRRSRTSRAELIFAVSLVEQHLREDGHARRFSETVPIFLTAILEFLTRRLLELAGNEAQRRGTERRITPELLDLAVYSNSLLSELFQFITISQVAPPHH; translated from the coding sequence ATGCCCAAGACCAGAAAGAACAATCTCAGAGAGTCCTCAAGTTGCCGCCGTCGCTCCCGCACCTCCAGAGCTGAGCTGATCTTTGCCGTGAGCCTGGTGGAACAACATCTGAGGGAGGACGGCCATGCCCGGAGGTTCAGTGAAACAGTACCCATCTTCCTGACCGCCATCCTGGAGTTCCTCACCCGCAGGCTGCTGGAGCTGGCTGGCAATGAGGCCCAACGCAGAGGTACTGAGAGGCGCATCACTCCGGAGCTGCTGGATTTGGCCGTCTATAGCAATTCACTGCTCAGCGAATTGTTCCAATTCATCACCATCTCCCAAGTGGCTCCTCCTCATCACTAG